Within Fusibacter sp. A1, the genomic segment ATTTTTCCTCATCTACATGATGAAGTGCTTTCAACTCTCCTGTAATCGCTTCTACAGGACATTTTTTTGCACAAATCGTACATCCGATACATTTATCTTCGATAATCACAGCTTTCTTCCTGTTGGATAAATCGCCTGTGATTGCCTTAGTAGGACATTTTTCAACACAAACCATACAGCTTGTGCATTTGTCGTAATCGACGATCGCCACTTGATTTTCCACATGAATCGCATCGAACGGACAATTCTTTTCGCAGATTCCGCAAGCGATGCAAGCGACTGCGCATTCTTTTTTCACATGACCGCCGCGATCCTTGTTATTGCAGGCAACGACCACTTCCTGACCATACGGCGCATAGGCGATCACGTCTTTTGGACAAGCCTCTATGCACAGTCCGCATGCGGTACACTTATCCGGATCCACCTCGGCAAGTCCTTGCTCGTTCATAACAATCGCGTCAAAAGGACAAGCTCGTTCGCAAGTTCCGTAGCCTAAACAGCCGA encodes:
- a CDS encoding RnfABCDGE type electron transport complex subunit B, coding for MDFQNILYAGLSLGGMGLVFGAGLAYASQKFAVEIDPRALAIRDALPAANCGGCGYPGCDSFANAVVAGEAPINGCPVGGSDCTAKLAAIMGIEASDEAKQVAFVLCKGGKSKATMKFDYSGINDCRAAHMIAGGDKSCAFGCLGYGTCERACPFDAIVMNEQGLAEVDPDKCTACGLCIEACPKDVIAYAPYGQEVVVACNNKDRGGHVKKECAVACIACGICEKNCPFDAIHVENQVAIVDYDKCTSCMVCVEKCPTKAITGDLSNRKKAVIIEDKCIGCTICAKKCPVEAITGELKALHHVDEEKCIGCGVCEEKCPKDAIVMK